The following DNA comes from Teredinibacter haidensis.
AAGAAAGAATATTGCTCTGATTGCTCACGATAATATGAAAGAAAATTTATGTGCTTGGGCTATTAAACATAAGGCGGAACTTGGTCGCCACAACTTGTATGCCACGGGCACAACCGGGTACAAGCTTGAATCCGCCACGGGTTTAAGCATTCAAAAGTGCGCAAGCGGCCCGATGGGAGGGGATCAGCAAATTGGTGCCAAGATCTCTCAAGGTGACGTGGATATGCTTATATTTTTCTGGGATCCATTTGAGCCAATGCCCCACGATCCCGATGTAAAAGCTCTATTGCGCATCGCGGCCGTGTGGAACATTCCCGTGGCCTGTAATCCTGCTTCTGCGGACTTTATTATCTATTCACAGCTGATCTCTCAAGATTATGAGCGTCAGGTACCTGACTACGAATCTTATATCGCTGAGCGAATTGTTTGATCTGCTTTGAGTGGTTGTGTACTTTTGCAGCCTCTCATCTATCTCCCCAATATGTGCGCGCTTAAGGCGCGCATTTCTTATATTTTTTTATCGATACAAGCATAACCTCCCCGACTTGTGGCTTCGGCGGTTAGTGGGCTGGGATGGTCTGTGTGGTGTAATCCCTTTTCGAATGCGTGGCTTTTTCAATATCGTCCGCTCAAATTTCGTTCGATAAGTTGGGGCGTGGAGCTCTTTAGCGTCATTATTGTTTCGCATGGTTGTTTCGGTTAGCGCAAATGATTGATTCTGTTAAAGAAATACTTCTCATTTCCCGTTTTCGTGATACTGTTTATCCCGAACAATCCAGAGGATAAACAGTTTGAAACGCCCAATTTGGATTTTAAGCTTACTGTTGGTGGTCTGCAGCCACCCGTGTTTTGCCAAGGCTCCGTTCTCTAATGATTATGCGGGGATGGCTGTTGTTACTGAGGATGGCCGTGGTGCTGTCGCTTCGGTGAATAGTATTGCCAGCCAAGTAGGATTGGAGGCCTTTGCCAACGGTGGGAACGCTGTCGATGCTGCAGCCGCCATTGCTTTTACGCTTGGTGTGGTTGATAGCGCGAACTCGGGTATTGGTGGCGGATGTTTTATTCTCGTTCGCTGGGCCGACGGATCGATAGAGGCAATTGATGGCCGAGAAATGGCGCCAGTGAACGCCACACAGGAAATGTTTCTGGTGGATGGTGAGTATGACCCATCCCTAAGTAAAACTGGGGCGCTCGCTATCGGTGTTCCCGGCTCAGTTGCTGCGCTGGACTACCTGTTGAAAAAGGGCGGAAAGCTTAGCTGGAAGGAGGCTGTTCTGCCGGCCGTAAATATTGCCGAACAGGGCTTTTCTCTGGGCAGTCACGATGCCAAGCGCTTGGCTCGCACGGCTTCCCGGCTGAATCAATTTCCCGCTAGTGCCGCAATATTCCTGGATAAAGACGCCCAAGCTTGGGGGGCCGGGCACGTTTTAAAACAGCCGGATCTGGCTCGAACCTATCAGCTGCTGGCTGATCATGGCAGTGATTACTTTTATCGAGGAGATTTCGCCAAGCAGGTTGCGAGCTGGATGAGGGTAAATGGTGGCAGGGTTACTGAAAAAGATTTTGCCGGGTACCAGGTTCTTCTGCGTGAGCCTATCCGCACAACCTTTCATGGTTATGATATTGTTGGATTTCCTCCTCCAAGCTCTGGAGGCGTAGCT
Coding sequences within:
- a CDS encoding methylglyoxal synthase; amino-acid sequence: MKTKPSKLLERKNIALIAHDNMKENLCAWAIKHKAELGRHNLYATGTTGYKLESATGLSIQKCASGPMGGDQQIGAKISQGDVDMLIFFWDPFEPMPHDPDVKALLRIAAVWNIPVACNPASADFIIYSQLISQDYERQVPDYESYIAERIV
- the ggt gene encoding gamma-glutamyltransferase is translated as MKRPIWILSLLLVVCSHPCFAKAPFSNDYAGMAVVTEDGRGAVASVNSIASQVGLEAFANGGNAVDAAAAIAFTLGVVDSANSGIGGGCFILVRWADGSIEAIDGREMAPVNATQEMFLVDGEYDPSLSKTGALAIGVPGSVAALDYLLKKGGKLSWKEAVLPAVNIAEQGFSLGSHDAKRLARTASRLNQFPASAAIFLDKDAQAWGAGHVLKQPDLARTYQLLADHGSDYFYRGDFAKQVASWMRVNGGRVTEKDFAGYQVLLREPIRTTFHGYDIVGFPPPSSGGVAVAQILNILENFPLKQLTEIDRYHTTIEAMKLAFADRAQWLGDADFANVPKGLIEKSYAKALANKIDAAKATQVKGHSTPPKSTTDIFNRHTTHIAVADREGNWVAITTTLNTSYGSKVTIPGTGVLMNNQMDDFATKEGVPNAFGLIGYSANKVEARKRPLSSMSPTLVLKKGKPVLTTGAAGGPTIITQVVQILVNRLALDNSLLKSMEVPRVHQQWQPERTLIDPSVDESLRKGLDARGHQLADWPGFGTAQSIALENGRFVAVSEPRLKDRMSE